A single genomic interval of Zingiber officinale cultivar Zhangliang chromosome 4A, Zo_v1.1, whole genome shotgun sequence harbors:
- the LOC121970367 gene encoding single-stranded DNA-binding protein, mitochondrial-like — MSSSSSFSTFASISKRLFSLSPVLPLRQQLLHVAASCRSYCTPLSSGNCSDADPEESFPQPDDAAASNEIPQRRAPFQRPLENGLDQGVYKAILVGKVGQKPVQKYLRSGHAVVLFSLGTGGIRNNRRPLDNEEPRDYANRCSVQWHRVSVYPDRLGNLALTHVKPGSILYVEGNLETKIFTDQVTGLVRRIREIAIRRDGRLLFLDNGNTAAEPEVPKNVGYY, encoded by the exons atgtcttcttcctcttctttctctaccTTCGCCTCCATTTCCAAGCGCCTGTTCTCGCTCTCTCCGGTACTTCCACTCCGCCAGCAGCTCCTCCACGTCGCCGCTTCTTGCCGCTCCTATTGCACTCCGCTATCTTCTGGAAACTGCTCTGACGCAGACCCCGAAGAGTCCTTTCCTCAACCCGACGATGCCGCCGCTTCGAACGAGATCCCCCAGCGGCGCGCCCCTTTCCAGCGCCCCCTCGAGAACGGCCTCGATCAAGGCGTCTACAAG GCGATTCTCGTCGGGAAGGTCGGGCAGAAGCCGGTGCAGAAGTATCTCAGGAGTGGACACGCTGTGGTGCTCTTTTCGCTGGGGACGGGAGGAATCCGGAATAATCGCCGCCCCCTTGACAACGAGGAGCCGAGAGACTATGCCAATCGATGCTCCGTTCAGTGGCACAGGGTCAGCGTgtaccccgatcggcttggcaaccTAGCTCTCACTCACGTTAAGCCAGG ATCAATCTTGTATGTGGAGGGAAATCTTGAGACTAAAATTTTCACTGATCAAGTTACTGGTTTAGTTAGACGAATAAGAGAAATTGCTATTCGACGAGACG GTCGTCTTCTGTTCCT